In Rhizophagus irregularis chromosome 12, complete sequence, a single window of DNA contains:
- a CDS encoding uncharacterized protein (SECRETED:cutsite_NFA-SP; SECRETED:prob_0.3244); SECRETED:SignalP(1-28) — translation MIYIGFKYKYALVLIIVLVAIFITVNFASPTYELTSQALQKRQGKGGGDGGGPKGGGDNGGGPKGGGDNGGGPKGGGDNGGGPKGGGDNGGGPKGGGDNGGGPKGGGDNGGGPKGGGDNGGGPKGGNDNGGGPKGGDNGGGPKGGGDNGGNDAPKAGGDAPKGGGDNGGNDAPKAGGDAPKGGGDNGGNDAPKAGGDAPKGGGDNGGNDAPKAGGDAPKGGGDNGGNDAPKAGGDAKGGGDAPKGGDAPKAGGDAPKAAPGGDAPKEAPKAGGDAPKAGGDAPNGGDAPKAGGDAPPPPPPPGGDVPKAAPGGDVPKAAPGGDAPKAAPGGDTPKAGGDAPKGGDAPKAGGDAPPPPPPPGGDAPIAAPGGDAPKAPADGTPADGKGPQPADGKGPPADGKVPQPADGKGPPADGKGPPADGKVPQPADGNGPPADGKGPQPADGKGPPADGKVPQPADGKGPQPADGNGPPADGKGPQPADGKGPPADGKVPQPADGKGPQPAVGKGPPADGKGPPADGKGPPADGKGPDNNNNGGNPDNENAKNNDKPIKPGPTCASPNDSGCKAPPGVTPKVETSTQDEIETITPTPTPKKNNNKNDNNDDNKNKITHWTTTTTTLTLYFAGFTSTVTTTNAQGDITSFATYIPPSTVLVVKKVAVTAPALEDGTDTSNSMPVLHDFNSHGLWGITMSLLVVVATLVFMIFA, via the exons atgatttatattgGATTTAAATATAAGTACGCACTTGTACTTATTATAGTACTTGTTGCAATATTTATTACAGTTAATTTTGCATCACCAACCTACGAACTAACGAGTCAAGCTCTTCAAAAGAGACAAGGTAAAGGTGGAGGAGATGGAGGTGGACCGAAAGGAGGTGGTGATAATGGAGGTGGACCGAAAGGAGGTGGTGATAACGGAGGTGGACCGAAAGGAGGTGGTGATAACGGAGGTGGACCGAAAGGAGGTGGTGATAATGGAGGTGGACCGAAAGGAGGTGGTGATAACGGAGGTGGACCGAAAGGAGGTGGTGATAACGGAGGTGGACCGAAAGGAGGTGGTGATAATGGAGGTGGACCGAAAGGAGGTAATGATAATGGAGGTGGACCGAAAGGAGGAGATAATGGAGGTGGACCGAAAGGAGGAGGTGATAACGGAGGGAATGATGCACCAAAAGCGGGCGGTGATGCACCAAAAGGAGGAGGTGATAACGGAGGGAATGATGCACCAAAAGCGGGCGGTGATGCACCAAAAGGAGGAGGTGATAACGGAGGGAATGATGCACCAAAAGCGGGCGGTGATGCACCAAAAGGAGGAGGTGATAACGGAGGGAATGATGCACCAAAAGCGGGCGGTGATGCACCAAAAGGAGGAGGTGATAACGGAGGGAATGATGCACCAAAAGCGGGCGGTGATGCAAAGGGAGGTGGCGATGCACCAAAAGGAGGGGATGCACCAAAAGCGGGTGGAGACGCACCAAAAGCAGCACCGGGTGGAGATGCACCAAAAGAAGCACCAAAAGCGGGTGGAGACGCACCAAAAGCGGGTGGAGATGCACCAAATGGTGGAGACGCGCCAAAAGCAGGTGGGGAtgcaccaccaccaccaccaccaccaggTGGAGATGTACCAAAAGCGGCACCAGGCGGAGATGTACCAAAAGCGGCACCAGGTGGAGATGCACCAAAAGCGGCACCGGGTGGAGATACACCAAAAGCGGGTGGAGATGCACCAAAAGGTGGAGACGCGCCAAAAGCAGGTGGGGAtgcaccaccaccaccaccaccaccaggTGGAGATGCACCAATAGCGGCACCGGGTGGAGATGCACCAAAAGCGCCAGCAGATGGGACGCCAGCAGATGGTAAGGGTCCACAACCAGCAGATGGTAAGGGTCCACCAGCAGATGGGAAGGTACCACAACCAGCAGATGGGAAGGGTCCACCAGCAGATGGGAAGGGTCCACCAGCAGATGGGAAGGTACCACAACCAGCAGATGGTAACGGTCCACCAGCAGATGGGAAGGGTCCACAACCAGCAGATGGTAAGGGTCCACCAGCAGATGGGAAGGTACCACAACCAGCAGATGGTAAGGGTCCACAACCAGCAGATGGTAACGGTCCACCAGCAGATGGGAAGGGTCCACAACCAGCAGATGGTAAGGGTCCACCAGCAGATGGGAAGGTACCACAACCAGCAGATGGTAAGGGTCCACAACCAGCAGTTGGTAAGGGTCCACCAGCAGATGGTAAAGGTCCACCAGCAGATGGTAAAGGCCCACCAGCAGATGGTAAAGGTCcagacaataataataatggtggAAATCCAGATAatgaaaatgcaaaaaataatgataaaccAATTAAGCCAGGTCCGACTTGTGCTTCTCCTAATGATTCTGGGTGTAAGGCTCCACCAGGAGT tacaCCAAAAGTTGAAACTTCTACACAAGATGAAATAGAAACGATAACACCAACTCCtactccaaaaaaaaataataacaaaaatgacaataatgacgacaataaaaataaaataactcaTTGGACAACCACCACAACAACACTTACATTATATTTTGCTGGTTTTACATCAACAGTTACAACAACGAACGCCCAAGGAGATATCACATCTTTTGCTACGTATATTCCTCCATCCACTGTGCTTGTGGTAAAGAAAGTTGCCGTCACTGCACCCGCACTTGAAGATGGAACAGACACATCAAATTCTATGCCAGTATTACATGATTTTAATAGCCACGGTTTGTGGGGTATTACAATGAGTTTGCTTGTAGTCGTTGCGACACTagtttttatgatttttgcgtaa